In the genome of Rhodamnia argentea isolate NSW1041297 chromosome 3, ASM2092103v1, whole genome shotgun sequence, one region contains:
- the LOC115746468 gene encoding probable E3 ubiquitin-protein ligase RHB1A produces MGGCCCCPRPEPPPFYHGPTASEQLVPLSSHHNSASTISSGLVVDTNLETTSIDTYTPPPAPLPYDVASGHPQTPLWPQESTGIKTNASVETPDSVPAENVGGNVLDKPTKCGDLKLSDCKGQDYVLETENEPEIELSESVNLVISSAEECPTCLEEYDANNPKIVTKCEHHFHLACILEWMERSDTCPVCDEEMIFNYPVN; encoded by the exons ATGGGAGGCTGTTGCTGCTGTCCTAGGCCTGAACCGCCGCCATTCTATCAC GGCCCGACAGCATCCGAACAGCTTGTTCCTTTATCATCTCACCATAATTCTGCCTCTACAATCTCTTCTGGGCTTGTGGTTGATACGAATTTAGAAACTACTTCTATTGACACCTATACACCACCTCCTGCACCTTTGCCTTACGATGTGGCTTCAGGCCATCCTCAAACTCCACTGTGGCCTCAAGAAAGTACTGGCATTAAAACCAATGCATCAGTCGAGACACCTGATTCTGTTCCTGCAGAAAATGTTGGCGGCAATGTTTTAGATAAACCAACCAAATGTGGAGATTTGAAGCTATCGGACTGCAAAGGACAAGACTATGTTCTCGAAACAGAAAACGAGCCGGAAATTGAGCTCTCAGAATCCGTTAATCTTGTTATTTCATCTGCAGAGGAGTGCCCCACCTGTCTAGAGG AATATGATGCTAATAACCCAAAAATTGTGACAAAATGTGAGCATCATTTTCATCTTGCATGCATTCTTGAATGGATGGAAAGAAGCGACACTTGTCCTGTCTGTGACGAG GAAATGATTTTCAACTACCCTGTTAATTAG
- the LOC115746465 gene encoding uncharacterized protein LOC115746465 isoform X2: MLGETELCPARILSPFREESGDEELSVLPRHTKVIVTGNNRTKSVLVGLQGVVKKAVGLGGWHWLVLKNGVEVKLQRNALSVLEHPTGNEDDGDHNMDSSTDSDIVEKEHIISTNTNSHKPGKPKVRHAKPLVTPAARKSVVHGSYRDVRSIIQTPQLRVKEEEVITDFIRMAKRRKGEEPLLQHSVPRKVSWN, from the exons ATGTTGGGGGAGACTGAGCTATGTCCTGCTAGAATATTATCACCATTTCGTGAGGAGAGTGGTGACGAGGAGCTGTCCGTTCTTCCTAGGCATACCAAGGTCATTGTGACTGGTAACAACCGAACAAAGTCCGTCTTGGTGGGTCTCCAAGGTGTTGTCAAGAAGGCCGTGGGCCTCGGTGGTTGGCACTGGCTG GTTCTGAAAAACGGAGTTGAAGTCAAGCTGCAAAGGAATGCATTGAGCGTGCTGGAACATCCTACTGGGAATGAAGATGATGGTGATCATAACATGGACTCTAGCACTGACTCTGACATTGTCGAAAAGGAGCATATCATCT CTACCAATACTAACTCCCACAAACCGGGAAAGCCAAAAGTACGGCACGCAAAGCCATTGGTCACCCCCGCTGCAAGGAAGTCTGTTGTCCATGGCAGTTACAGAGACGTCCGATCGATCATTCAGACACCTCAACTG AGAGTAAAGGAGGAAGAAGTGATTACAGACTTCATCCGCATGGCCAAGCGACGGAAGGGAGAAGAGCCATTGCTGCAGCACTCGGTACCTCGGAAAGTGTCCTGGAATTAA
- the LOC115746465 gene encoding uncharacterized protein LOC115746465 isoform X1, whose translation MLGETELCPARILSPFREESGDEELSVLPRHTKVIVTGNNRTKSVLVGLQGVVKKAVGLGGWHWLVLKNGVEVKLQRNALSVLEHPTGNEDDGDHNMDSSTDSDIVEKEHIISTNTNSHKPGKPKVRHAKPLVTPAARKSVVHGSYRDVRSIIQTPQLKIDLAKLSTHALWRYCRHYKLIRSSIHPLRNELLNIAERHFISQRVKEEEVITDFIRMAKRRKGEEPLLQHSVPRKVSWN comes from the exons ATGTTGGGGGAGACTGAGCTATGTCCTGCTAGAATATTATCACCATTTCGTGAGGAGAGTGGTGACGAGGAGCTGTCCGTTCTTCCTAGGCATACCAAGGTCATTGTGACTGGTAACAACCGAACAAAGTCCGTCTTGGTGGGTCTCCAAGGTGTTGTCAAGAAGGCCGTGGGCCTCGGTGGTTGGCACTGGCTG GTTCTGAAAAACGGAGTTGAAGTCAAGCTGCAAAGGAATGCATTGAGCGTGCTGGAACATCCTACTGGGAATGAAGATGATGGTGATCATAACATGGACTCTAGCACTGACTCTGACATTGTCGAAAAGGAGCATATCATCT CTACCAATACTAACTCCCACAAACCGGGAAAGCCAAAAGTACGGCACGCAAAGCCATTGGTCACCCCCGCTGCAAGGAAGTCTGTTGTCCATGGCAGTTACAGAGACGTCCGATCGATCATTCAGACACCTCAACTG AAGATAGATTTGGCAAAACTGAGCACACACGCATTGTGGAGATACTGCAGGCACTACAAGCTT ATACGCTCATCAATCCACCCACTGAGGAATGAATTGCTCAACATCGCGGAACGCCATTTCATATCacag AGAGTAAAGGAGGAAGAAGTGATTACAGACTTCATCCGCATGGCCAAGCGACGGAAGGGAGAAGAGCCATTGCTGCAGCACTCGGTACCTCGGAAAGTGTCCTGGAATTAA